A DNA window from Rhineura floridana isolate rRhiFlo1 chromosome 11, rRhiFlo1.hap2, whole genome shotgun sequence contains the following coding sequences:
- the NAGLU gene encoding alpha-N-acetylglucosaminidase: MALPRLMFLLATVAAAAAAAANSRSLWESLAGLQPGTEDARQAAAVRELLERLLGPRAASDFSVSVNRSLAGPGGLDTYRLSSGAALGVVNVAGSSGVAAASGAYSYLKDYCGCHVSWSGTQLRLPDSLPPVPTEIIVTSPNRFRFYQNVCTQSYSYVWWNWERWEQEIDWMALHGINIALAFTGQEAIWQRVYLSLGLNQSEIDEYFTGPAFLAWNRMGNLHTWAGPLPLSWHLKQLYLQYRILERMRSLGMLTVLPAFSGHIPRGILRVFPWVNATQLGSWSHFDCTYSCAHLLSPEDPMFQVIGTLFLKELIKEFGTDHMYSADTFNEMRPLSSDPAYLSKVTAAVFRSMTGADPSAIWLMQGWLFQHQPDFWQPAQVRALLQGVPLGRMVVLDLFAESKPVYNWTESFYGQPFIWCMLHNFGGNHGLFGTVESINWGPFVARDFINSTMVGIGLTPEGTEQNDMMYELMTDLGWCREPVNLQQWVAKYATQRYGARNAEATAAWQLLLQSVYNCSGLCINHNRSPLVHRPSFRMTTDLWYNQSDVYEAWRLLLSSASALGASRTFCYDLVDVTRQAMQQLVSQYYLEIKQAFQNRMLSRLLTAGGILVYDLLPELDSLLSSSGHFLLGCWLEAAHLMATSDREAEQYDLNVRNQLTLWGPNGNILDYANKQFGGLVLDYYGVRWSLFVSTLVECLNAGIPFHQNHFNQAVFQVERGFIYNGKHYPSRAVGNTLEIARKIFLKYYPAAMHVPEDVHEAL; encoded by the exons ATGGCTCTGCCTCGGTTGATGTTTCTTTTGGCgacggtggcggcagcagcagcagctgctgctaatTCTCGTTCCCTGTGGGAATCGCTTGCTGGTTTACAACCGGGGACTGAGGATGCGCGGCAGGCAGCGGCGGTGCGGGAGCTGTTGGAGCGGCTGCTGGGCCCTCGGGCTGCTTCCGACTTCTCAGTGTCGGTCAACCGGTCTTTGGCCGGGCCCGGCGGGCTCGACACATACCGACTGAGCTCGGGGGCGGCGCTGGGCGTTGTAAATGTAGCTGGATCCAGCGGGGTGGCCGCCGCCTCGGGAGCCTACAGCTACCTAAAGGACTACTGCGGTTGTCACGTCTCCTGGTCCGGGACGCAGCTCCGACTGCCGGATAGTCTGCCGCCGGTACCCACCGAGATCATCGTCACCAGCCCCAACAG ATTCCGCTTCTATCAAAATGTCTGCACCCAGAGCTACTCATACGTGTGGTGGAACTGGGAGCGTTGGGAACAGGAGATTGACTGGATGGCCCTTCACGGCATCAACATTGCACTGGCATTTACCGGGCAGGAGGCCATCTGGCAGCGG GTATATTTGTCCCTGGGCCTGAACCAGTCAGAAATTGACGAGTATTTCACTGGGCCAGCATTTCTGGCTTGGAaccggatggggaacctgcataCTTGGGCAGGGCCACTCCCTCTCTCATGGCACTTGAAGCAACTCTACTTACAG TATAGGATCCTGGAGAGAATGCGGTCGCTGGGAATGTTGACAGTGCTGCCTGCCTTTTCTGGACACATCCCCCGTGGCATTTTAAG GGTTTTCCCCTGGGTCAATGCCACGCAGCTAGGGAGCTGGAGTCACTTTGACTGTACCTACTCCTGTGCCCACCTCCTGTCGCCTGAAGATCCCATGTTCCAGGTCATCGGGACCCTCTTCCTAAAAGAACTGATCAAGGAGTTTGGTACAGATCACATGTACAGCGCCGACACCTTCAATGAGATGCGCCCACTCTCATCAGATCCTGCCTACCTGTCCAAGGTCACCGCAGCTGTCTTCCGCTCCATGACGGGAG CTGACCCCAGTGCCATATGGTTGATGCAAGGGTGGCTTTTCCAACACCAGCCTGACTTTTGGCAGCCAGCCCAAGTCCGTGCCCTCCTGCAGGGCGTGCCCCTTGGCAGGATGGTGGTACTAGATCTCTTTGCCGAATCCAAGCCTGTCTATAATTGGACAGAGTCTTTTTATGGGCAGCCCTTCATCTGGTGCATGCTTCACAACTTTGGTGGGAACCATGGGCTTTTTGGCACAGTGGAGAGTATCAACTGGGGCCCTTTTGTAGCCCGAGACTTTATCAATTCCACCATGGTGGGCATTGGTCTGACCCCCGAAGGTACTGAGCAGAACGACATGATGTACGAGCTTATGACAGATCTaggttggtgcagggagccagtgaATCTTCAGCAGTGGGTGGCCAAGTATGCCACACAACGCTACGGGGCCAGGAATGCTGAGGCGACAGCGGCCTGGCAGTTGCTGCTCCAGAGCGTCTACAATTGCTCAGGGCTTTGCATCAACCACAACCGCAGTCCACTCGTGCACCGTCCTTCCTTCCGGATGACCACGGACCTTTGGTACAACCAGAGTGATGTCTACGAAGCCTGGCGGCTGTTGCTAAGCTCAGCCAGTGCACTTGGGGCCAGCCGCACCTTCTGCTATGACCTGGTGGATGTGACGCGTCAAGCTATGCAACAGCTAGTGAGCCAGTATTACTTGGAGATCAAGCAGGCTTTCCAGAACCGCATGTTGTCCCGCCTCCTAACGGCTGGTGGCATTCTGGTGTACGACCTGCTCCCGGAACTAGACAGTCTCCTGTCCAGCAGTGGACACTTTTTGCTGGGGTGCTGGCTGGAAGCTGCCCACTTGATGGCCACTAGTGACCGTGAGGCAGAGCAGTATGATCTTAATGTGCGGAACCAGCTCACGCTCTGGGGGCCTAATGGCAACATCTTGGACTATGCCAATAAGCAATTTGGAGGGCTGGTGCTGGACTACTATGGGGTGCGCTGGAGCCTCTTTGTTTCCACCTTGGTGGAGTGCCTCAATGCTGGGATACCCTTCCACCAGAACCACTTCAACCAAGCTGTTTTCCAAGTAGAGAGGGGATTTATCTACAATGGGAAACACTACCCATCCAGGGCTGTTGGCAACACACTGGAGATAGCCAGAAAGATATTTCTCAAGTATTATCCTGCTGCCATGCATGTTCCTGAGGATGTTCACGAGGCCTTATGA